The genomic interval CCTCCTTGCTCCTTGGTGCTGGGCAGCTCTCGGCTCTTGGCACGGCTGCTCGCTGGCTTAGCCTCCAGGTTTCCTCCCTGTGCTCAGCTGCCTCCTGGCCAGCCTTCCTGCATGAAGTGTGGCCGCACCCTACTTGGCTCTGTCCCTGTGTTTAGGGCTTTCAGGGGTCATCTCAGGTTTCTGGGTGGAAGCGGGCACTCCACTGACCCCTGTTTCCTACAATTACTTCCCAGCCATCGACGAGTACAAGCCCCAGGATGCCACCACCAACCCGTCCCTGATCCTGGCTGCGGCACAGATGCCAACCTACCAGGAGCTGGTGGAGGAGGCCATTGCTTACGGCAGGAAGCTGGGCGGGTGAGTGTGGGGCCGTGGGTGCTGGCCGGGTCTGCTTGCTTCCCTCCCGAGGCCAGTTCGCCAGTGTTTTAGGCTCCGGGAAGGAACGCTGTCTGCTTTCTTGCGGGCATCACCCATTGGGAGTAGACAGTTCACTGAGTTTTGGTGGCAGGAGCGTGTGGATGGCACCCGAGTCCTTCCCCCGCTGTAGTCTGTGTCCTCAGCCCTGGCGGCCGTGCAGCTGCTTCCTGGCATCTTGTTCCTTCTGATAGTCTCGTTGGAGTGAGAGTCACTGTCTCAGGGAGCAGTTCGTTCTGATGCGTTCACCTATACAGTGGTGCAGCCACAGTCCAGTCCGAGAATGTTCTCGCCTCCTAGAACGTTCTCTCGTGCCTCCGCCTGCGACCACAGACTGGTTCTTCTCTCCATAGACTCGCCTTTGCTGGAtatcattttaaatgttcatcTGGGTGGTACTGCTCAGCTGAGAGTGGGCTCGCAGGAAACTGGCCCCTGGCAGGAGCTGTGCTGGGCTGGCCTGTCCCTCTCTGGCGCCCCATGTGCTGAGGTCAGCCGTGTGCAGGGGTGGCAGTCATGccctgggcctgccctgcccCCCGCCGTGCACCCCGTGCTGCGGCTCCCCTCCCTTCTCGATGCTCCTGGAATTGGTGACGAGGCAGTGCCCTTAGTGATCAGCAGACTGGCCCTGCTCTCAGGCCGGAGATCTTTCCGGTCCATCTTGGAGCCGCACTGTGCCCCTTATTCATCTGCCCAGGTAGCttcagagagggtgggaagagtgTTTTGTTCAAGCCCCCAAAGATGGCAGGGCTCAGCTTGAAGGATGGAGACACTGGGGATGAGGCGGCCGTGGCCGCGCCCGTGTGAGCACCTCAGTGCCCGAACCGGCCGCGCCACTGGGGAGAGAGCGGTGTGCTCGAGCCCAgcccctggtcggggagctgagGGGTCCCACGAGCTGTGTGCTGTTgctgaaatctaaaaagaaaaaaaaatgtgtaaggtGGTAAGTTTTCTGCTGTGTGTTTTATCACCACTTTGAAAggtttttaagaaaaacagacggtgggaaaagaatttgggaAGCAGGTAACAATTTTTGCAGAATCCTgtacatttaaaagaaagaagcttCTAACCTAATTTTTTCCCTTGGAATTTCAGGTCACAAGAGGAACAGATTACAAATGCTATTGATAAACTTTTTGTGTTGTTTGGGGCAGAAATACTGAAGAAAATTCCAGGCCGCGTATCCACGGAAGTGGACGCCAGGTAAGGCCTCAGGGCCAATGAGTGGGGGGTCGAGAGCAGCAGCCGCTGTCGTTCGCGGCTCCCCACGCAGCGCCACACGCTGCTGTGGGCGCCTGGCCTCCGCTTGCGTCTGCCCCACTCAGCCGCTGCAAGCCAGGCGCCCTGTGCCCTGCAGGCTCTCCTTTGATAAGGATGCGATGGTGGCCCGCGCCCGGCGCCTCATTGAGCTGTACAAGGAGGCTGGGATCAGCAAGGAGCGGATCCTGATAAAGCTCTCGTCCACCTGGGAAGGAATTCAGGCCGGAAAGTAAGTGTCCCCGTGAGCGCGGAGCTGCTGGGGCCTCTGCCCATCCCGGGTAGGCCCCTCGGGCAGTGGGCCTGCGCGGTGCCGCCGGCAGAGGTGTCGTCTGCCAAGGACAGAGTGGGAGTCGGCTCCCCCCAAGCACCCTGGGCGCGGAGGGGGCAGGCGGGCGTGGACAGGACGCTGCCCTGGTGCCCAGGCTCGGCTGTCCTTGGAGCGCCTGGCCACCCCCACGGGTCCCTGTATTGTTACGCCACGCACCTTCTGCCTCTGAATGCTCCCGAGGGACAGGGCTGTGCCGCACATGGCCTTCGTGTGTGGCTTCCCTTGCTTGGCTCCCGTTCCAGGCTCATGCGCGCCACGCCTGGGTCCCCCTTAAGGAGGTCTCCCTGTGTGTGCACATCTTCCCGGGGCACGTGGCTGCCCGTGTCGGATCACGCTGAGCGTGTGCTTGGGGTGGTCTCCTGTGGGCACACACCAGCGGTGGAGTTACTGGCCCAGTGCTCATGGCGTTGGCCACCAAGGCGGCCCTGTGCCCCCAGGGCTGTGCTTCTTGACCGCTTCCCTGTGGCCCGGCAGCGGGGCACCTCTGAAACCATCCACTGGGACAGGAACTCAGCTGGCAGGTGGTAGAGCGTGGCCAGGACCCCCTTCTCATGGTCGGCCCTGACGTGTCATCTGGGGGACGGGCTTTCTGCAGGCTGACCCAGAGGGCAGGTGGGGGCCGTGGGGCCAGTGAGGCTGTGGGATTGAGGCAGGACGGTGCTGTGGTTGGAGCTGACTCCATGATCTCCAGCCCGAAGGtcccttttttttggctgtgctgggtcttcacggcTGCCTGGCTTTTCTccaggtgggagggtgggggctcCTCATTGCggcggctcctcttgttgtggcgCACAAGCTCTGGGGCTCcgggcctgtgggatcttcccggaccagggactgagcctgtgtctcctgcactggcccaGCGCAGAGGTTCTGTGACGAGGCGAGGACTGTCTGCAGCTCTCGGGGGCCTCTCACCTTGGTCCCTGTTCTGAAATGTGGGTTTGATGAGGTCTGGTTGCCCACAAGCCGCTGGCCTGAGCTCGCCCTGGTGAACCTTCCACAGTTACTCACGAGGGTGGAGCGACCCACCCCTGCCTTTCGGGGCTGACGCGTGCGCTCTTCCCGTCCCCGCAGGGAGCTGGAGGAGCAGCACGGCATCCGGTGCAACATGACCCTGCTCTTCTCCTTCGCCCAGGCCGTGGCCTGTGCCGAGGCTGGCGTGACGCTCATCTCGCCCTTCGTGGGCCGCATCCTTGACTGGCATGTGGCCAACACAGACAAGAAGTCCTACGAACCCCAGGAGGACCCCGGTCAGTGGCCGCCCGGGCCGGGGCAGAGGGGTGCTGTGTTGCGTGCTCCCAGGGGGCCCCAGGACGGAGGGTTGGGCGGCACGGATGGCAGCTCTGGTGTGTCCCCCCAGGAGTGAAGAGCGTCACCAAGATCTACAACTATTACAAGAAGTTCGGCTACAAGACCATCGTCATGGGTGCCTCCTTCCGCAACACGGGCGAGATCAAGGCCCTGGCTGGCTGTGACTTCCTCACCATCTCGCCCCAGCTCCTGGGGAGCTGCTCAAGGACCACAGCAAGCTGACGCCTATGCTCTCGGCCAAAGCAGGTAAGACCAtcccctcccgcctcccaccGCCTCGGGCTCCACAGGCACCAATGCCTTGGTCCCTTGAGGCTGTGGAACCTGGAGCCTCGGGGTGGGCTGCCTCCATCCCTGGGCGAGGCTCTGAGCCCATGGCCCGGGCATCTGCTCCGCAGCCCAGGCCAGTGACCTGGAGAAGATCCAGCTGGACGAGAAGGCCTTCCGCTGGCTGCACAACGAGGACCGCATGGCTGTGGAGAAGCTCTCTGACGGGATCCGCAGGTTCGCCGCGGACGCGGTGAAGCTGGAGCGGATGCTGAGAGTGAGCGCCGGGGCCACGGTTGGGACGTGGGCAGGAGGGGTCATGGGCGGGTAGGAGgggcccgggggcggggccggagcccgggggcggggccgccgTCGGGAGGGCCCAGGGCCGCCGGCCTGGCCAAGGGCGGGgtcggggcagcctggtgggcgcACGAGCTCACACCATTCGTTTCCAGGAACGAATGTTCAGCGCAGAGAATGGAAAATAGTGCGGCACCCGAGGCTGGACCACGGATCTGTGCGTCTCTGAATTGGGGCCTAATTGCACATGCTTTGTGATGAatcttggattttttttactAATTGGAGCGGGGACGAATCATAGATTTCTGATTTATGTAAAAATCTGCTCAGCGCATTAAAGCCCTCACTTTTGCTTCCTGTCTCCTTCCCGGGGCCTGATGAAGGCGGGATTAGGCCGGCAGCCCCATGGGGACCCCCAGTCAGTGGTGACAGCCCCTCGCCTGCTGCTGGGCAGTGACCCAAGAGCTTTGACTCTGAAGGCGGGGACCCCCAGGCTTCTAGGCTGTGCCTGCGGAGCTGGGCAGGGGTGTGCTGCCCTGGCGGAGAGGCCTGCTGTGGGGACACGCGGCTCCCCTGC from Bos indicus x Bos taurus breed Angus x Brahman F1 hybrid chromosome 29, Bos_hybrid_MaternalHap_v2.0, whole genome shotgun sequence carries:
- the TALDO1 gene encoding LOW QUALITY PROTEIN: transaldolase (The sequence of the model RefSeq protein was modified relative to this genomic sequence to represent the inferred CDS: inserted 1 base in 1 codon), whose amino-acid sequence is MSGSPVKRQRMENALDQLKQFTTVVADTGDFHAIDEYKPQDATTNPSLILAAAQMPTYQELVEEAIAYGRKLGGSQEEQITNAIDKLFVLFGAEILKKIPGRVSTEVDARLSFDKDAMVARARRLIELYKEAGISKERILIKLSSTWEGIQAGKELEEQHGIRCNMTLLFSFAQAVACAEAGVTLISPFVGRILDWHVANTDKKSYEPQEDPGVKSVTKIYNYYKKFGYKTIVMGASFRNTGEIKALAGCDFLTISPQLXGELLKDHSKLTPMLSAKAAQASDLEKIQLDEKAFRWLHNEDRMAVEKLSDGIRRFAADAVKLERMLRERMFSAENGK